The Mytilus trossulus isolate FHL-02 chromosome 13, PNRI_Mtr1.1.1.hap1, whole genome shotgun sequence genome has a segment encoding these proteins:
- the LOC134694851 gene encoding receptor tyrosine-protein kinase erbB-4-like, translating to MEDFSGFLCLFTFLCVLNFLSGVEIVNVESEVTKECYGTHVGFGMSGNQDDHYESLRRRFKDCTHVEGNLEITHVDKAINSSYDISFLSSIKVVTGYVLLGLLEVQTIPLINLRLIRADSTYNIMGEEYGLVVALTSEAGNDPKRVGLRELQLPSLLEISKGKVFFAQNPHLCYIDTIDWGSIVPDNEGPVKYGELAYSDNCEKKCDTECEVEGVNRCWGESRFMCQTVRSSHCHSSCPGRCYDSYILGCCHPECAIGCYGPSDSDCEMCKYFQFGDRCVPSCPTNARRIGQECIMP from the exons ATGGAAGATTTTTCGGGTTTCTtgtgtttatttacttttctttgtgtGTTAAATTTCCTTTCTGGTGTTGAAATAGTGAACGTGGAAAGTGAAGTAACTAAAG AATGTTATGGAACCCATGTTGGATTTGGAATGTCTGGTAACCAGGACGACCATTACGAATCACTCCGCAGGAGATTCAAAGACTGCACCCATGTGGAAGGAAATCTTGAGATAACTCACGTGGACAAGGCCATTAACTCTTCCTATGACATTAGTTTCCTGTCTTCCATCAAAGTAGTCACTGGTTATGTTTTACTGGGACTGTTAGAAGTACAAACTATTCCACTTATCAACTTACGATTGATCAGAGCAGACAGTACCTACAACATAATGGGTGAAGAATACGGCCTTGTAGTGGCCTTGACCTCTGAAGCCGGAAATGACCCTAAACGGGTAGGACTCCGGGAACTTCAATTACCATCATTGTTAG aaatctcCAAAGGAAAAGTGTTCTTTGCACAGAATCCTCATCTGTGTTATATTGATACAATAGATTGGGGTTCGATTGTTCCTGATAACGAGGGTCCAGTAAAGTATGGAGAACTGGCTTATTCTGATAATT GTGAGAAGAAATGTGATACAGAGTGTGAGGTTGAGGGAGTAAACCGTTGTTGGGGAGAATCTAGATTCATGTGTCAGACAG TGCGGAGCTCACATTGCCACTCTTCCTGTCCAGGCCGTTGCTATGACAGTTATATATTAGGTTGTTGCCATCCAGAATGTGCCATAGGGTGTTATGGTCCAAGCGATTCTGATTGtgag atgtgCAAGTATTTCCAGTTCGGTGATAGATGTGTTCCTAGCTGTCCGACAAATGCACGTAGAATAGGACAAGAATGTATCATGCCTTAA